One genomic segment of uncultured Desulfobacter sp. includes these proteins:
- the lepA gene encoding translation elongation factor 4, with protein sequence MKYDHLNIRNFSIIAHIDHGKSTLSDRLIQLSGIIEDRDMKEQILDSMDIERERGITIKSQTVSLPYTASDGRKFLLNLIDTPGHVDFSYEVSRALASCEGALILADASQGVEAQTLANLYLAMEHELAILPIINKIDLPSAEIEWVKDQIDEDLGLDSDQALLVSAKTGIGVDKIFQAIVDRIPGPTIDDTGAFKALVFDSHYDPFRGVIIHFRIFEGSIKKGDRIQFMSNDAIYKVEEVGLFQIKRSPMPSLEAGQVGYFIAGIKLISDVKIGDTVTMPDKRCDKALGGFREPTPVVFSSMYPVASDDYVELTEALEKLKLNDAALIYEKDSSAALGFGYRCGFLGLLHLEVVQERLEREYDVSLILTSPSVQYEVTYVSGEVKIIDNPTEYPDPTEIKCVKEPIIKASIIVPDKYMGNVMQVCHEFRGVSTNYQYLTSNRMEMKFILPLAEVVYEFYDRLKSVTQGYGSFDYEIAGYQETNLVKLDFLINAERVDALSMLIHRDKAETKARAACKKLREEIPRQQFKIPIQGAIGGKIIARETISAYRKDVTAKCYGGDISRKRKLLEKQRKGKKRMKMVGSVEIPQSAFLSVLKTD encoded by the coding sequence TTGAAATACGATCACCTTAATATTAGAAATTTTTCTATTATTGCGCATATTGACCATGGCAAATCCACCTTGTCTGATCGGCTGATCCAACTGTCCGGTATTATAGAAGATCGGGATATGAAAGAGCAGATTCTGGATTCCATGGATATTGAGCGGGAAAGGGGAATTACCATTAAATCCCAGACCGTCTCACTTCCCTATACGGCTTCGGACGGCAGGAAGTTTTTGTTGAATCTCATTGATACACCGGGGCATGTGGATTTTTCCTATGAAGTGTCAAGGGCCCTTGCTTCTTGTGAAGGCGCTTTGATACTGGCGGACGCATCCCAGGGGGTGGAGGCCCAGACCCTGGCCAACCTGTATCTGGCCATGGAACATGAACTTGCAATCCTTCCTATCATTAATAAAATTGATCTGCCTTCGGCTGAGATCGAATGGGTCAAGGACCAGATTGATGAAGATTTAGGCCTTGATAGCGACCAGGCGCTTCTTGTGTCCGCAAAGACGGGAATTGGTGTCGATAAAATTTTTCAGGCCATTGTTGACAGAATACCCGGACCTACCATTGACGATACAGGCGCATTCAAAGCCTTGGTCTTTGACTCCCACTATGATCCTTTCCGGGGTGTTATCATTCATTTCAGGATTTTTGAGGGAAGTATCAAAAAAGGGGACCGGATACAGTTTATGTCCAATGATGCAATCTACAAGGTCGAAGAGGTGGGACTGTTCCAGATTAAGCGCAGTCCAATGCCCAGTCTTGAGGCCGGTCAGGTTGGGTATTTCATTGCAGGAATAAAGCTTATATCCGATGTTAAAATCGGTGATACAGTGACCATGCCCGACAAACGGTGCGACAAAGCATTGGGCGGTTTCAGAGAACCCACACCCGTGGTGTTTTCTTCCATGTATCCGGTGGCCTCCGACGATTATGTAGAACTGACCGAGGCATTGGAAAAACTCAAACTGAATGATGCCGCCCTGATTTATGAAAAGGATTCATCTGCAGCACTGGGATTCGGTTACCGCTGTGGGTTTCTGGGGCTTTTACACCTTGAAGTGGTTCAGGAACGCCTTGAGCGGGAATATGATGTTTCCCTGATTTTAACCTCACCTTCGGTTCAGTATGAAGTCACCTATGTGTCAGGGGAAGTTAAGATCATTGATAATCCCACGGAATATCCTGACCCCACAGAAATAAAATGTGTCAAGGAGCCCATCATCAAAGCTTCCATCATTGTTCCGGATAAGTATATGGGCAATGTCATGCAGGTCTGCCATGAGTTTCGCGGCGTCAGCACCAATTATCAATATTTGACCTCAAACCGCATGGAGATGAAATTTATCCTGCCTTTGGCCGAGGTGGTTTATGAATTTTATGACCGCCTTAAAAGTGTGACCCAAGGGTATGGTTCCTTTGATTATGAAATTGCGGGTTACCAGGAAACAAATCTTGTCAAATTGGATTTTTTGATCAACGCGGAACGGGTTGATGCGCTTTCCATGCTGATTCACCGGGACAAGGCAGAAACCAAGGCGAGAGCCGCCTGCAAAAAATTGCGTGAAGAAATTCCAAGACAGCAGTTTAAAATACCCATCCAGGGTGCTATTGGCGGCAAGATTATTGCCAGGGAAACCATTTCTGCTTATCGTAAAGATGTTACTGCCAAATGTTATGGCGGTGATATTTCAAGAAAGCGCAAGCTTCTGGAAAAACAGAGAAAAGGCAAAAAAAGAATGAAGATGGTGGGGTCAGTCGAGATCCCACAGTCGGCATTCCTGTCTGTATTGAAGACAGATTAA
- a CDS encoding diguanylate cyclase, whose amino-acid sequence MAHAILIVDDDIAIKESVEEFLELMTYEVKSAENAFQAVDILKTFQPDIVLTDIMMQGMDGLELTRLIRERYSIDVMVMTGYSADYSYEEAINAGASDFIFKPFRFEELDLRIKRMLREAAFKKERDKLLSDMKQLAITDGLTGLFNSRQFFHQIKQEVERFQRYSRNLSLLMLDIDFFKKYNDTWGHLEGDKVLMSMGMIISSCLRSMDSAYRYGGEEFAVILPETELNEACLVGNRIRKNVQKTIFTPENDVQTSVTVSLGAAQIVNGEDFISFIKRTDKALYLSKGNGRNRLTAAPYP is encoded by the coding sequence ATGGCCCATGCCATCCTCATTGTTGATGATGATATAGCAATTAAGGAATCAGTAGAAGAATTTTTAGAACTAATGACCTATGAGGTTAAAAGTGCTGAAAATGCATTCCAGGCCGTTGACATTCTAAAAACGTTTCAGCCCGATATTGTTTTAACGGATATCATGATGCAGGGAATGGACGGACTTGAACTAACCCGATTGATAAGGGAACGGTACAGTATTGATGTCATGGTCATGACCGGGTATTCTGCTGATTATTCTTATGAAGAGGCTATTAATGCCGGAGCCAGCGATTTCATCTTCAAGCCGTTCCGCTTTGAAGAGCTGGATTTAAGAATCAAACGCATGCTTAGAGAAGCTGCCTTTAAAAAGGAAAGGGATAAGCTTCTATCAGATATGAAGCAGTTGGCCATAACCGACGGGTTAACAGGCCTGTTCAATTCCCGGCAGTTTTTTCATCAAATCAAGCAGGAGGTCGAACGTTTCCAGCGCTACTCTCGGAATTTATCACTTCTTATGCTGGATATCGATTTTTTTAAAAAATACAACGATACCTGGGGGCATCTGGAAGGAGATAAAGTGCTGATGAGCATGGGTATGATCATCTCCTCTTGCCTGCGTAGCATGGACTCCGCCTACCGTTACGGCGGTGAGGAATTTGCCGTAATTTTACCGGAAACAGAGTTAAATGAGGCTTGTCTGGTGGGTAACCGCATCAGGAAGAATGTGCAAAAGACGATCTTCACACCGGAAAACGATGTGCAGACATCTGTGACCGTAAGTCTCGGCGCGGCACAGATAGTCAATGGCGAAGACTTTATCTCGTTTATCAAACGTACAGATAAGGCCTTGTACCTTTCCAAAGGAAACGGTCGCAACCGGCTAACCGCAGCCCCTTACCCTTAG
- the ilvB gene encoding biosynthetic-type acetolactate synthase large subunit: MKLTGAQILIKMIKAQGVNTIFGYPGGATIDIHDEILKHDDLRHVLVRHEQGAVHMADAYARVRQTTGVALVTSGPGATNAVTGLASAHCDSIPIVVFTGQVPTGLIGNDAFQEVDIVGITRPCTKHNYLVKDPNKLAEIIQEAFFIAGSGRPGPVLVDLPKDIVQAMIDFQMPGPVKMNTYKPNYKPNKKQMAKAVKMIKEARRPVMFGGGGVILSGASKEFTRIAKLTNIPVTASLMGLGAFPGSDPNWLGMLGMHGTYRANMSIGHSDLIFAAGVRFDDRVTGNLEKFAPDAKVIQIDIDPTSIHKNVEVDCPIVGDCKMALADIAALMEKEAPENLMNDRDAWLNRINEWKQLTPLKYEESFDTIKPQYVVKKLHEITKGKAIVTTEVGQNQMWTAQYYHFEAPNHFITSGGLGVMGFGLPAAIGAKAAAPDKTVVCVAGDGSIQMNSQELMTAVAEKLDVKIVILNNRYLGMVRQWQELFYDKVYADTNMEAQPDFVKLADAYGAKGFRCDDPAKVTQTLETGLNTPGTVIMEFIVEREESVYPMVPAGGAITDMLLV; this comes from the coding sequence ATGAAACTGACAGGGGCCCAAATCCTCATTAAGATGATAAAGGCACAGGGTGTTAATACTATTTTCGGATATCCCGGCGGTGCCACCATTGATATCCATGACGAAATCCTTAAACACGATGACCTGCGCCATGTTCTGGTACGCCACGAACAGGGGGCCGTTCACATGGCCGATGCCTATGCAAGGGTGCGTCAAACCACGGGCGTCGCACTTGTAACCTCGGGGCCCGGTGCGACCAATGCCGTAACAGGGCTTGCATCCGCCCATTGCGATTCCATTCCCATCGTGGTCTTTACAGGCCAGGTGCCCACAGGTCTTATCGGTAACGATGCCTTCCAGGAAGTAGACATCGTCGGCATCACCCGCCCCTGCACCAAACACAACTACCTGGTCAAGGATCCAAACAAGCTTGCGGAAATCATCCAGGAAGCCTTTTTCATTGCCGGGTCCGGCCGCCCCGGTCCGGTGCTGGTGGATCTGCCCAAGGATATTGTCCAGGCTATGATTGATTTTCAAATGCCGGGGCCCGTGAAAATGAACACCTACAAACCCAATTACAAGCCGAATAAAAAGCAGATGGCAAAGGCTGTAAAAATGATCAAAGAGGCCCGCCGTCCTGTAATGTTTGGCGGCGGCGGCGTCATTTTATCCGGGGCAAGCAAGGAATTTACCCGGATTGCCAAACTTACCAATATACCTGTAACGGCATCCCTGATGGGGCTTGGGGCCTTTCCCGGATCTGATCCTAATTGGCTGGGCATGCTGGGCATGCACGGTACCTACCGGGCGAACATGAGCATTGGCCACAGTGACCTGATTTTTGCGGCCGGCGTCCGGTTTGACGATCGTGTAACCGGCAACCTTGAAAAATTTGCCCCTGACGCCAAAGTTATTCAGATCGACATTGACCCCACATCCATTCACAAAAACGTTGAAGTTGATTGCCCCATTGTAGGGGACTGTAAAATGGCTCTGGCGGATATTGCCGCGCTTATGGAAAAAGAAGCGCCCGAAAATCTTATGAATGACCGGGACGCATGGCTTAACCGCATCAACGAGTGGAAACAGCTGACCCCCTTAAAATACGAAGAGTCCTTTGACACGATCAAGCCGCAATATGTCGTTAAAAAACTGCATGAAATCACCAAAGGCAAAGCCATTGTTACCACAGAAGTGGGACAAAACCAGATGTGGACTGCTCAGTATTATCATTTTGAAGCCCCCAACCATTTCATAACATCCGGTGGTCTTGGTGTTATGGGCTTTGGCCTTCCCGCAGCCATAGGCGCCAAGGCAGCCGCACCGGATAAAACAGTTGTCTGTGTGGCCGGCGACGGCTCGATCCAGATGAATTCCCAGGAACTGATGACAGCTGTCGCTGAAAAACTGGATGTAAAAATCGTTATTTTAAACAACCGGTATCTGGGCATGGTGCGCCAGTGGCAGGAACTTTTCTACGATAAAGTATATGCCGACACCAATATGGAGGCCCAGCCCGATTTCGTAAAACTTGCCGACGCATACGGGGCAAAGGGGTTCAGGTGCGATGATCCGGCGAAGGTGACCCAGACCCTTGAAACGGGTTTGAATACACCGGGTACGGTGATCATGGAATTTATTGTTGAACGTGAAGAATCGGTCTATCCCATGGTTCCGGCAGGCGGGGCCATCACTGACATGCTTCTTGTTTAA
- the ilvD gene encoding dihydroxy-acid dehydratase: MRRSRIATQGVTRAPHRGLMKALGYTDMEINRPLIGIANSANELIPGHMHLDSIVKAVKAGISMAGGTPMEFSTIGVCDGIAMNHIGMHYSLASRELIADSIEVTATAHPFDGIVMVPNCDKIVPGMLMAAARLNIPSIFISGGPMLAGRHPHDRSKKIDLVTIFEAVGAVQSGKMTEEELLEMENAGCPTCGSCAGMFTANSMNCLTEAIGMGLPGNGTIPAPMSSRLRLAKAAGMQIMNLVVHNITPDKIMTRQAFMNALAVDMALGCSTNTVLHLKAVAAEAGVDIPLELINEVSKKTPHLCSLSPGGKDHIEDLDAAGGIQAVMKELSDNNMIDTSLVTATGKTIEENLEKVQVKYPDVIRPINDPYHKEGGLAVLFGNLAPEGCVVKQSAVLPEMMTHQGPARVFDCEEDASNAIMKRQINPGDVIVIRYEGPAGGPGMREMLTPTSAIAGMGLDDRCALITDGRFSGGTKGASIGHVSPEAAQGGLIALIHEGDQIRIDIPNKTIELLVPEDELAQRKADWKKPEPKIKKGYMARYAKMVTSAGNGAIFK, translated from the coding sequence ATGAGAAGAAGCCGCATTGCAACACAGGGCGTAACAAGGGCTCCCCACCGGGGCCTGATGAAAGCCTTGGGATACACCGATATGGAGATTAACCGTCCCTTGATCGGGATTGCCAATTCCGCCAATGAACTAATCCCGGGACACATGCACTTGGACTCCATTGTCAAAGCCGTCAAGGCCGGTATCTCCATGGCCGGCGGCACCCCCATGGAATTTTCCACTATCGGCGTATGTGACGGTATTGCCATGAATCATATCGGCATGCACTATTCATTGGCATCAAGGGAGCTTATCGCCGACAGCATTGAAGTAACGGCCACGGCCCATCCCTTTGACGGCATTGTCATGGTGCCCAATTGCGATAAAATTGTTCCCGGTATGCTCATGGCCGCAGCCAGGCTTAACATCCCTTCCATTTTTATCAGCGGCGGACCTATGCTGGCCGGCCGCCATCCCCATGACCGGTCAAAAAAAATTGATCTAGTCACCATATTCGAAGCCGTGGGTGCAGTACAAAGCGGCAAAATGACCGAAGAAGAGCTATTGGAAATGGAAAATGCCGGCTGTCCCACCTGCGGGTCCTGTGCCGGCATGTTCACGGCTAATTCCATGAACTGCCTCACTGAAGCCATCGGCATGGGACTGCCCGGCAACGGTACCATTCCCGCACCCATGTCCAGCCGGCTGCGCCTTGCAAAAGCTGCGGGTATGCAGATTATGAATTTGGTGGTACACAATATTACCCCGGACAAAATCATGACCCGACAGGCATTTATGAATGCCTTGGCCGTGGATATGGCATTAGGCTGTTCCACCAATACGGTCCTTCATCTCAAAGCCGTGGCTGCCGAAGCCGGTGTGGATATCCCCCTGGAGTTGATAAATGAAGTAAGTAAAAAAACCCCCCATTTATGCTCCCTAAGCCCAGGCGGAAAGGACCATATCGAAGATCTTGACGCAGCCGGCGGAATCCAGGCCGTGATGAAGGAACTGAGTGACAATAACATGATCGACACAAGCCTTGTGACAGCCACAGGCAAAACCATTGAAGAAAACCTTGAAAAAGTTCAGGTGAAATATCCTGATGTCATCCGGCCGATTAACGATCCCTATCATAAGGAAGGCGGGCTTGCCGTATTGTTTGGCAACCTTGCACCCGAAGGCTGTGTGGTTAAGCAGTCTGCGGTTCTGCCGGAAATGATGACCCACCAGGGGCCTGCAAGAGTATTTGATTGCGAAGAAGATGCCAGCAACGCAATCATGAAGCGACAAATCAACCCGGGGGATGTCATTGTGATCCGGTACGAGGGACCTGCCGGAGGGCCGGGCATGCGCGAGATGCTCACCCCCACATCCGCCATTGCAGGCATGGGACTTGATGACCGGTGTGCCCTGATCACAGACGGCCGGTTTTCCGGTGGCACCAAAGGCGCCAGCATCGGCCATGTATCTCCGGAAGCTGCCCAGGGAGGCCTGATTGCCCTTATTCATGAAGGCGATCAAATCCGCATTGATATTCCAAACAAAACTATTGAGCTGCTGGTGCCCGAAGATGAACTGGCCCAACGAAAAGCAGACTGGAAAAAACCCGAGCCCAAAATAAAAAAAGGCTATATGGCCCGTTATGCCAAGATGGTTACATCTGCCGGTAATGGTGCCATATTTAAATAA
- the ilvN gene encoding acetolactate synthase small subunit yields METNRYILSILVDNEPGVLSRISGLFSGRGFNIDSLSVAKTADPHVSVVTMVTFCDAHIIEQIKKQLHKLINVITVNDLTQKEYVERELALVKVHAKTDKRAEIMRIVDIFRSRIVDVGCSHFIVEVSGDSGKINAFVELMRPMGIVEIASTGTIALGRETGK; encoded by the coding sequence ATGGAAACCAACAGATATATTTTATCAATTCTTGTGGACAATGAACCGGGGGTATTGTCCCGAATTTCAGGGCTTTTCTCCGGCCGCGGGTTTAACATTGATTCCTTAAGCGTGGCAAAAACAGCTGACCCCCACGTCTCCGTGGTCACCATGGTCACTTTCTGCGACGCGCACATCATCGAACAGATCAAAAAGCAGTTGCACAAACTAATTAATGTCATAACGGTGAATGATTTAACGCAAAAAGAATATGTGGAACGTGAGCTTGCCCTGGTCAAAGTCCATGCCAAAACCGACAAACGGGCTGAAATTATGCGTATCGTTGATATTTTCAGATCCAGAATCGTTGATGTCGGCTGCTCACACTTTATTGTGGAAGTGTCGGGGGATTCGGGCAAAATCAACGCGTTTGTTGAGTTGATGAGGCCCATGGGCATTGTTGAAATTGCGTCCACCGGCACTATTGCTTTAGGCAGGGAGACCGGAAAATGA
- the cimA gene encoding citramalate synthase encodes MNVVKAKKKALLYDTTLRDGMQGENIFFSPEDKLKIATRLDDAGIHYIEGGWPGSNPGAQAFFDLVRDKQFKQAKICAFGSTRRQNSTCEEDGNINALIDSGAPVVTIFGKSWDLHVTDIMNNTREENLAMITQSISYLKDRGREVLYDAEHFYDGYKANAEFALETLEAALKGGTRCLVLCDTNGGSLPCDIDTITRETIAHFKHYDDVIFGVHTHNDCAMAVANTINAVHAGATMVQGTINGYGERCGNADLTAIIPILALKMHRACISEDNLAKLQNLSRFISETANMPPVASRPFVGRSAFTHKGGVHVSAIMKNPRAYEHMVPELVGNRRRVLVSEQSGKSNIAYKAKELGVDLGNDESKKSLIVNNIKEMENDGYEFDAAEGTLKLLMEKLTEQYQSHFDLESFRVVVEKDKERPCYSHAMIKIRVGDETEITSAEGEGPVSALDNALRKALATMYPSVKDLHLVDFKVRVIDGSDGTDSKVRVLIESRDTDNIFSTIGVSEDIIEASWQALADSFQYKLAMDHKGGKNDAGPNDSDKKD; translated from the coding sequence ATGAATGTAGTAAAAGCAAAGAAAAAAGCCTTGCTTTATGACACAACCTTACGTGATGGGATGCAGGGGGAAAATATTTTCTTTTCCCCCGAGGATAAGCTTAAAATCGCCACGCGCCTGGATGATGCCGGAATTCACTACATTGAAGGGGGGTGGCCCGGATCCAATCCCGGGGCCCAGGCTTTTTTTGATCTGGTCAGGGACAAACAGTTCAAACAGGCCAAAATCTGCGCATTCGGATCCACAAGAAGACAAAATTCAACTTGTGAGGAAGACGGCAACATTAATGCCCTGATTGATTCAGGTGCGCCTGTGGTTACAATTTTCGGCAAATCCTGGGATCTGCATGTCACAGACATCATGAACAATACCCGGGAAGAAAACCTGGCCATGATTACACAAAGCATATCCTATCTCAAGGACCGGGGCCGTGAAGTACTCTATGATGCTGAACATTTTTACGACGGATATAAAGCCAATGCCGAATTTGCTTTGGAAACACTGGAAGCGGCTTTGAAAGGGGGCACCCGCTGCCTTGTGCTTTGTGATACCAACGGCGGCTCCCTGCCCTGTGACATTGATACCATCACCCGGGAAACCATTGCGCATTTTAAGCATTATGATGATGTCATTTTCGGTGTGCATACCCATAATGACTGTGCCATGGCTGTTGCCAACACCATCAACGCGGTACATGCCGGTGCGACCATGGTGCAGGGCACAATTAACGGATATGGGGAACGCTGCGGCAATGCAGATCTCACAGCGATTATCCCCATCCTGGCCCTTAAGATGCACAGGGCGTGTATCAGTGAAGATAACCTGGCCAAACTTCAAAATCTGTCCAGATTTATATCTGAGACAGCCAATATGCCCCCCGTCGCCAGCAGACCCTTTGTGGGGCGCTCTGCGTTTACGCATAAAGGCGGGGTCCATGTATCGGCCATTATGAAAAACCCCAGAGCCTATGAACACATGGTTCCGGAACTTGTGGGCAACCGCCGCAGGGTTCTGGTCTCCGAACAGTCCGGCAAGAGCAACATCGCCTATAAGGCCAAGGAGCTTGGGGTTGATCTGGGCAATGATGAATCCAAAAAATCGTTGATTGTCAACAACATCAAGGAAATGGAAAACGACGGGTATGAATTTGACGCGGCGGAAGGGACCCTTAAGCTGCTCATGGAAAAACTCACCGAACAGTATCAGTCCCATTTTGATCTGGAATCATTCAGGGTGGTGGTTGAAAAGGACAAGGAACGACCCTGTTATTCCCATGCCATGATCAAAATCCGGGTTGGGGACGAAACCGAAATCACCTCCGCCGAAGGCGAAGGTCCGGTATCCGCCCTTGATAATGCCCTAAGAAAGGCATTGGCGACCATGTATCCCAGCGTCAAGGACCTTCATCTGGTGGATTTTAAGGTCCGTGTCATTGACGGATCCGACGGCACCGATTCCAAGGTCAGGGTACTGATCGAGTCACGGGATACGGACAATATCTTTTCAACCATTGGTGTTTCCGAGGATATCATTGAAGCCTCATGGCAGGCTCTGGCTGACAGTTTTCAATATAAACTGGCCATGGATCATAAAGGGGGAAAAAATGATGCCGGACCAAATGACAGCGATAAAAAAGATTAA